One Diadema setosum chromosome 8, eeDiaSeto1, whole genome shotgun sequence genomic window carries:
- the LOC140232057 gene encoding urotensin-2 receptor-like, which yields MIFKSILIAGFLCIFIIGVCANALVILLALKPTSSVNVNTINTYIVNMAAADLLYVFGCLFYTLTNYNQDGWMFGDVGCRLILSIDILTMQASVYILTVMSIERYVAVVHPMLSLKYRSVGFARRVVAVIWLSAIVLATPMIASMSLTRIRDAHGAVKKTCTWTLSGDNSLHNYMIFVFLITFMIPSVIIVAVYVLLMLHFCCTVSPDQTSNRQVRQSKRRVAQIVFLVVFVFWVCYTPFWVYQLAVLHVDRFDPSQIIGLVTLVISYLNSCVNPFLYTLLPKRYNVWQKMRKQSSYTAPKYRFTGRPEVCDSI from the coding sequence ATGATCTTCAAATCCATCCTGATCGCGGGATTCTTGTGTATATTTATCATCGGAGTGTGCGCCAATGCCCTGGTAATTCTTCTAGCCTTGAAACCGACAAGCAGTGTGAATGTGAACACAATCAATACATACATCGTCAACATGGCTGCCGCTGATTTGTTATACGTATTCGGCTGTTTGTTCTACACGTTGACGAACTACAACCAGGACGGGTGGATGTTTGGTGACGTCGGCTGCCGATTGATTTTGAGCATCGACATTCTCACCATGCAAGCCAGCGTGTACATCCTTACCGTAATGAGCATCGAGCGCTACGTCGCCGTCGTGCATCCCATGTTGTCTCTCAAGTACCGCAGCGTCGGCTTCGCTCGCCGCGTGGTGGCCGTCATTTGGCTCTCCGCCATCGTGCTCGCCACGCCCATGATTGCCAGCATGTCGCTAACTCGGATCCGTGACGCCCACGGGGCTGTCAAAAAGACGTGCACGTGGACTTTGAGTGGAGATAACTCCTTGCACAACTACATGATCTTCGTCTTTCTCATCACTTTCATGATCCCTTCGGTAATCATCGTCGCGGTCTACGTCCTTCTCATGCTGCACTTCTGCTGCACGGTCAGCCCGGATCAAACCAGTAATCGACAGGTGCGGCAGTCGAAACGGCGTGTGGCCCAGATCGTGTTCCTAGTGGTCTTCGTCTTCTGGGTATGCTACACGCCATTTTGGGTGTACCAGCTGGCTGTGCTCCACGTCGACAGGTTCGATCCCAGCCAGATCATAGGCCTCGTAACACTGGTCATATCCTACCTGAACTCCTGCGTGAATCCATTCCTCTACACCTTGTTACCAAAGCGGTACAACGTGTGGCAAAAGATGAGAAAACAGAGCTCATACACGGCTCCAAAGTATCGCTTTACAGGTCGCCCGGAAGTGTGTGATTCGATTTAA
- the LOC140232079 gene encoding tripartite motif-containing protein 2-like: MAGRHANSRLTDTMATFHQISRQNLECPICLTLFNQPRSLTCSHIFCKDCLQRIFQAQPAKKAIKCPICRNETPLPSGDVSKLQTNVPLSSMVDEVKTTSPTCTVCEMNEKSPAVSYCQDCGKYLCKSCETSHSTWKPFSNHEKVPMTEVLSGKVSLKRRRKCKKHPSDDEECFCTGCREYVCLRCGMLGHLQAGHQIEEAAIHEEKLMKNIKELQESVKSKKTTLENHIDFIETQREEITNMLSKLIDDIGKTYDEYMQLLSTSREALECQVQRWSEKFEKDLQVMEEESRQTIRHMNAMEKLVTNGVKVPLEKDALLAHDTLCENLKSFLGRDPYDHSRTGVTERGQNIAFIKHVKVNELRLGELKGYTCDVKADLKLPCKDSMTCMTRAPGGKMAVGSRFGGVYLYSPDGQLQQTELKDVSVSKIGFLSDGRSVIYDTNDRMSLYTPQWEKLDLTFETMTVYEGGFDGLTVDKDDNIYISYRDPKKIQVFTPEGGKAVREIMLADTPFQLFSFHDTGKLILNDLDVVECLDDKGLKENHVMKDSIFPFPAVCRDDSVIVAWVKHEDGLVSIDRYTRDLEHVCNLLTDFKIQKPERGWYYLQEFESGEIAFCTRDRLYIFF, translated from the coding sequence ACTTACAGACACCATGGCAACGTTTCATCAAATCAGCCGCCAGAATTTGGAGTGTCCTATCTGTCTGACACTTTTCAACCAACCTAGATCACTAACGTGTTCTCACATTTTCTGCAAAGACTGTCTGCAACGTATCTTTCAAGCTCAGCCCGCTAAAAAAGCTATTAAGTGCCCTATATGCAGGAATGAAACGCCATTACCCAGTGGAGATGTGAGTAAGTTACAAACAAACGTACCCCTCAGTTCGATGGTGGACGAAGTGAAAACCACGAGTCCAACATGCACAGTTTGTGAGATGAACGAAAAGTCGCCAGCCGTGTCCTACTGTCAGGACTGTGGGAAGTATTTGTGCAAATCATGTGAGACAAGCCACTCTACTTGGAAACCGTTCTCCAACCACGAAAAGGTACCCATGACCGAGGTGCTCTCCGGAAAAGTTTCACTTAAGAGGAGACGTAAATGTAAGAAACATCCTAGCGATGATGAGGAGTGTTTCTGCACCGGATGCCGGGAGTACGTCTGCTTAAGATGCGGGATGTTAGGGCACTTACAGGCAGGGCATCAGATCGAAGAGGCAGCTATCCATGAggagaaattaatgaaaaacaTCAAGGAGCTACAAGAAAGCGTAAAATCGAAGAAAACAACCCTTGAAAATCATATCGATTTCATAGAGACACAGCGggaagaaataacaaacatgcTGAGTAAGCTCATTGATGACATCGGCAAGACGTACGACGAATACATGCAGCTATTGTCAACCAGTAGAGAAGCGCTGGAATGCCAAGTGCAACGTTGGTCTGAAAAGTTCGAGAAGGACTTACAAGTCATGGAGGAAGAGAGTCGCCAAACAATTCGTCATATGAACGCTATGGAAAAGCTGGTAACTAACGGTGTGAAAGTACCGCTAGAGAAAGACGCCTTGTTAGCACACGACACGCTGTGTGAGAACTTAAAGAGCTTTCTTGGACGAGATCCTTACGACCATTCACGGACAGGTGTGACAGAACGAGGTCAGAACATTGCATTCATTAAACACGtgaaggtcaatgaacttcgtCTTGGAGAGCTGAAAGGTTACACGTGTGATGTCAAAGCAGACTTAAAGCTCCCTTGCAAAGATAGCATGACCTGTATGACTCGTGCACCAGGCGGTAAGATGGCGGTGGGATCCCGTTTCGGCGGAGTCTATCTCTACTCTCCAGATGGACAATTACAGCAGACGGAGCTAAAGGATGTCAGCGTCAGTAAAATCGGATTTCTCTCTGATGGTAGAAGTGTTATTTATGATACAAACGACAGGATGTCACTCTACACTCCACAGTGGGAGAAGCTCGACCTCACGTTCGAGACGATGACCGTTTATGAAGGAGGATTTGATGGTCTCACTGTGgataaagatgataatatctATATTAGTTATAGAGATCCCAAGAAGATCCAGGTATTTACCCCAGAGGGCGGTAAGGCAGTCAGGGAAATAATGCTTGCTGATACACCCTTTCAATTATTCTCTTTTCACGACACGGGGAAACTGATACTGAATGACCTTGATGTTGTCGAGTGCCTTGATGATAAGGGATTGAAGGAGAATCACGTGATGAAAGATAGTATCTTTCCCTTCCCAGCTGTTTGTCGAGATGATTCGGTCATTGTGGCCTGGGTGAAGCATGAGGACGGTCTTGTCAGTATCGATCGATACACGAGAGATTTGGAGCACGTGTGCAATCTCCTCACtgatttcaaaattcaaaaaccAGAAAGAGGTTGGTACTATCTCCAGGAGTTTGAGAGTGGCGAGATAGCTTTCTGCACCAGAGATagactgtacatatttttttga